In Spinacia oleracea cultivar Varoflay chromosome 5, BTI_SOV_V1, whole genome shotgun sequence, a single window of DNA contains:
- the LOC110780103 gene encoding phosphate transporter PHO1 homolog 10-like isoform X2 produces MEEVFGLYRSLLYIVLHIFMYGVDIYSWGHYQVNYALISGQMGSQKVFLLSTMLAVPPIVGFIANSIFSHSKWYAQLIPLAVLLVFVVICIINDSSRYVIKRLCQSLYGVTFLDFFLVDQLTSQVPAMRGFVSYVCHYISPPSLHTFLHYAVAILPYGIRALQG; encoded by the exons ATGGAGGAAGTGTTTGGACTTTACAG ATCATTACTGTATATAGTCCTACATATATTCATGTATGGTGTAGACATATACTCATGGGGACACTATCAAGTCAATTATGCACTTATATCAGGGCAAATGGGTTCTCAAAAAGTGTTCCTTCTCAGCACTATGCTTGCGGTTCCTCCTATTGTTGGCTTCATAGCAAACTCGATATTTAGTCACAGCAAGTGGTATGCCCAACTCATCCCCCTGGCAGTGCTTTTG GTGTTTGTTGTTATCTGCATCATAAATGACTCAAGCCGATATGTGATCAAACGTCTATGTCAATCTCTCTATGGG gTCACATTTTTGGACTTTTTCTTGGTAGACCAGCTAACCAGTcag GTTCCGGCAATGAGGGGTTTTGTGTCCTATGTTTGCCACTACATCAGCCCACCGAGTTTACACACCTTTCTTCATTATGCAGTGGCAATCTTACCTTACGGCATACGTGCCTTGCAG GGTTAG
- the LOC110780103 gene encoding phosphate transporter PHO1 homolog 10-like isoform X1: MEEVFGLYRSLLYIVLHIFMYGVDIYSWGHYQVNYALISGQMGSQKVFLLSTMLAVPPIVGFIANSIFSHSKWYAQLIPLAVLLVFVVICIINDSSRYVIKRLCQSLYGVTFLDFFLVDQLTSQVPAMRGFVSYVCHYISPPSLHTFLHYAVAILPYGIRALQVGE, from the exons ATGGAGGAAGTGTTTGGACTTTACAG ATCATTACTGTATATAGTCCTACATATATTCATGTATGGTGTAGACATATACTCATGGGGACACTATCAAGTCAATTATGCACTTATATCAGGGCAAATGGGTTCTCAAAAAGTGTTCCTTCTCAGCACTATGCTTGCGGTTCCTCCTATTGTTGGCTTCATAGCAAACTCGATATTTAGTCACAGCAAGTGGTATGCCCAACTCATCCCCCTGGCAGTGCTTTTG GTGTTTGTTGTTATCTGCATCATAAATGACTCAAGCCGATATGTGATCAAACGTCTATGTCAATCTCTCTATGGG gTCACATTTTTGGACTTTTTCTTGGTAGACCAGCTAACCAGTcag GTTCCGGCAATGAGGGGTTTTGTGTCCTATGTTTGCCACTACATCAGCCCACCGAGTTTACACACCTTTCTTCATTATGCAGTGGCAATCTTACCTTACGGCATACGTGCCTTGCAG GTTGGAGAATGA